A single region of the Arthrobacter sp. PAMC25564 genome encodes:
- a CDS encoding A/G-specific adenine glycosylase produces MLVSEIMLQQTPVVRVLPVWEEWLRRWPEPAGLAREPAGEAVRSWGRLGYPRRALRLHAAAAAIVNNHGGDVPASHAELLELPGVGNYTAAAVAAFAFGRRETVVDTNIRRVHARLLSGTALPAQALTAAEMRLAAQVLPDDVGASVRWNAAVMELGALVCTARAPKCGECPVRSSCAWLAAGEPPPTYTPKGQSWHGTDRQVRGAVMAVLRMAEAPVEPELFQRAPADLGFAPEGIGIPLAALHRLNSAPEQLERALAGLLSDGLAELHLGGFRLPA; encoded by the coding sequence GTGCTCGTCAGCGAGATCATGCTCCAGCAGACACCGGTGGTCCGTGTCCTGCCCGTGTGGGAGGAGTGGCTGCGGCGCTGGCCGGAACCGGCCGGCCTGGCCCGGGAACCCGCCGGGGAGGCGGTCCGGTCCTGGGGGCGGCTGGGTTATCCCCGCCGGGCCCTGCGGCTGCACGCGGCCGCCGCCGCCATCGTCAACAACCATGGCGGCGACGTGCCGGCCAGCCATGCGGAGCTGCTCGAGCTGCCCGGCGTGGGCAACTACACCGCCGCGGCCGTTGCCGCCTTCGCATTCGGCCGCCGGGAAACGGTGGTGGACACCAATATCCGCCGGGTCCACGCCCGCCTGCTCTCCGGCACAGCCTTGCCGGCGCAGGCCCTGACCGCCGCTGAAATGCGGCTCGCGGCACAGGTTCTCCCGGACGACGTCGGCGCTTCGGTGCGCTGGAACGCCGCCGTCATGGAGCTGGGGGCGCTCGTGTGCACGGCGCGGGCGCCGAAGTGCGGGGAATGCCCGGTGCGCAGCTCCTGCGCCTGGCTCGCAGCCGGCGAGCCGCCGCCGACGTATACGCCCAAGGGGCAGTCCTGGCACGGAACGGACCGGCAGGTCCGCGGCGCCGTGATGGCGGTCCTCCGGATGGCCGAGGCGCCGGTGGAGCCGGAACTATTCCAGCGCGCCCCGGCGGACCTTGGCTTCGCGCCGGAGGGGATCGGCATTCCGCTCGCCGCTTTGCACCGGCTCAACTCGGCTCCCGAGCAGCTTGAACGCGCCCTGGCCGGCCTCTTGAGCGACGGGCTGGCGGAACTCCATCTGGGCGGCTTCCGGCTCCCGGCGTGA
- a CDS encoding FAD-dependent oxidoreductase yields MKFLNGTETNRYDVVVVGSGAGALTAAATAARAGKSVVVLEKTELLGGTSAVSGGMLWIADNHYARAAGIADSKEAAAEYVRAVARGRGRDELLDAALDYGDTMLRFTEDECGVKFIFLDNFPDYRQDLPGAVDGGRTVEPQLANIRETLGELAAHVRSDGRAPFTMQEYENWGAFTKFPWDDLNRRQADGLVAKGHALVTMLLGSLVRDGASLVVGARGHRLLTDGVRVTGVELESGEIFEANDGVVLATGGFEWDRKLADSLLASRLYIMCSPPGNTGDGLKMAQRLGSQTRGTREAWWAPMAITGDTRDGQPIGTLLRFERQGPGSIMVNRHGERFANESQNYNDLARCLQSWDSPNNQTLNTPAHVVFDESYLERYGILAHRAGQPTPDYLIEAPTLAGLAEKIGVPAAALEATVERFNEHAVLGEDPDFGRGESAYDKYWGDEECPWPNPSLGPLQSGPFYALEVVNGAFGSNGGVATDGLGRVLDVDDQPIGGLFAAGNTTENAYAAGYPGAGATLGPIMTMGYLAGRTIAGQPAEYTAATELAGTHA; encoded by the coding sequence ATGAAATTCCTGAACGGAACCGAAACCAACCGCTACGACGTCGTCGTCGTTGGCTCGGGCGCCGGCGCCCTGACCGCCGCCGCGACCGCGGCCCGCGCCGGCAAGTCCGTCGTCGTACTGGAAAAAACCGAGCTCCTCGGCGGCACCTCGGCCGTCTCCGGCGGCATGCTCTGGATTGCCGACAACCACTACGCCAGGGCCGCGGGCATCGCGGATTCCAAGGAAGCGGCCGCCGAGTACGTCCGCGCCGTTGCCCGCGGGCGCGGCCGGGACGAACTGCTCGACGCCGCCCTGGACTATGGGGACACCATGCTGCGGTTCACGGAAGATGAGTGCGGGGTGAAGTTCATCTTCCTCGATAACTTCCCGGACTACCGCCAGGATCTGCCCGGCGCTGTCGACGGCGGCCGCACCGTGGAGCCCCAACTGGCCAATATCCGCGAGACCCTCGGGGAGCTGGCCGCACATGTCCGCTCTGACGGCCGCGCGCCCTTCACCATGCAGGAATACGAGAACTGGGGTGCGTTCACCAAGTTTCCCTGGGATGACCTGAACCGGCGCCAGGCTGACGGGCTGGTGGCCAAGGGCCATGCGCTGGTCACCATGCTCCTGGGCAGCCTGGTCCGCGACGGCGCCTCACTGGTGGTCGGCGCCCGCGGCCACCGCCTGCTCACCGACGGGGTCCGCGTCACCGGCGTCGAGCTGGAAAGCGGTGAGATCTTCGAAGCCAACGACGGCGTCGTGCTCGCCACCGGCGGGTTCGAATGGGACAGGAAGCTCGCTGATTCCCTGCTGGCCTCGCGCCTTTACATCATGTGCTCGCCTCCCGGAAACACCGGTGACGGCCTGAAGATGGCCCAGCGGCTCGGCAGCCAGACCCGCGGCACCCGCGAAGCCTGGTGGGCCCCGATGGCCATCACCGGTGACACCCGCGACGGCCAGCCGATCGGCACCCTGCTGCGCTTCGAGCGCCAGGGTCCCGGCTCGATCATGGTCAACCGCCACGGCGAGCGCTTCGCCAACGAATCCCAGAACTACAACGACCTGGCCCGCTGCCTTCAGTCCTGGGACTCTCCGAACAACCAGACCCTTAACACCCCGGCGCACGTCGTGTTCGACGAGAGCTACCTCGAGCGCTACGGCATCCTGGCCCACCGGGCCGGCCAGCCCACGCCGGACTACCTGATCGAGGCCCCGACCCTGGCCGGGCTGGCCGAGAAGATCGGTGTTCCCGCAGCCGCCCTGGAAGCCACCGTGGAGCGGTTCAACGAACACGCGGTGCTGGGCGAGGATCCGGACTTCGGCCGTGGGGAGAGCGCCTACGACAAGTACTGGGGCGATGAGGAATGCCCGTGGCCGAACCCTTCGCTGGGGCCGCTGCAGTCCGGGCCGTTCTACGCCCTGGAGGTAGTCAACGGAGCCTTCGGCTCCAACGGCGGAGTCGCCACCGATGGCCTCGGCCGGGTGCTGGATGTCGACGACCAGCCGATCGGTGGGCTCTTCGCGGCCGGCAACACCACCGAAAACGCCTATGCCGCGGGCTACCCCGGCGCGGGCGCCACCCTGGGCCCGATCATGACCATGGGCTACCTCGCGGGCCGCACCATCGCCGGGCAGCCGGCGGAGTACACCGCGGCCACCGAGCTTGCCGGGACGCACGCATGA
- a CDS encoding Dabb family protein, translated as MIRHTVLFKFKPGFPPADRQAWIDGLDRMDGNIPGLLKLTHGPDVVNQQRSFDYAIVADFDRLEDIAVYNTHPLHEPLKQYSFPNSEQILSVDFEL; from the coding sequence ATGATCCGCCATACAGTCCTGTTCAAGTTCAAGCCCGGTTTCCCGCCCGCGGACCGGCAGGCCTGGATTGACGGACTGGACCGGATGGACGGCAACATTCCGGGGCTGCTGAAACTCACGCACGGCCCGGATGTCGTGAACCAGCAGCGGTCCTTCGATTACGCCATCGTGGCGGACTTCGACCGGCTCGAGGACATCGCGGTCTACAACACCCACCCGCTGCACGAGCCGCTCAAGCAGTACTCGTTCCCCAACAGCGAGCAGATCCTCTCGGTCGACTTCGAACTCTGA
- a CDS encoding IclR family transcriptional regulator, which translates to MANSPSGDSVIGRVVRLMSAFDRQMPSMSLSGLARRAGLPLTTAHRLVEELARHGLIERSDDGELRVGMRMWELAARGSQALNLHEVALPFMEDVQAAVHQHTTLAVLDRGTVLYVERLSAADSALDSAHIAQRMPVHAASSGLVLLAYSPPSRQDEVLAGRLEQVTPETITDPLIIRKHLAEIRQRGFVALPGIGVTDWLGIAVPVFGPENKIVAALNAIVPRGEADVPITVPALLTAAHGISRGLGAENRPRGSRRL; encoded by the coding sequence GTGGCTAACTCTCCCTCCGGTGATTCGGTCATCGGCCGCGTCGTCCGGCTGATGAGCGCTTTTGACCGCCAGATGCCCTCAATGTCGCTCTCCGGACTTGCCCGGCGGGCCGGCCTGCCGCTGACCACCGCCCACCGCCTGGTGGAAGAGCTGGCCAGGCACGGGCTGATCGAGCGCTCCGACGACGGCGAACTGCGGGTCGGGATGCGTATGTGGGAGCTCGCGGCACGCGGCTCGCAGGCGCTGAACCTGCATGAAGTTGCTTTGCCCTTCATGGAGGATGTCCAGGCGGCGGTGCACCAGCACACCACCCTGGCCGTGCTGGACCGCGGCACGGTGCTCTATGTGGAGCGGCTCTCCGCCGCCGACTCCGCTCTGGACTCGGCCCACATTGCCCAGCGGATGCCCGTCCATGCCGCCTCATCCGGGCTCGTCCTGCTGGCCTATTCCCCGCCCTCCCGCCAGGACGAAGTCCTCGCCGGGCGGTTGGAGCAGGTGACCCCGGAGACCATCACGGATCCCCTGATTATCCGGAAACACCTTGCCGAGATCCGGCAGCGCGGATTCGTCGCGCTGCCGGGCATCGGCGTCACCGACTGGCTGGGAATCGCAGTCCCCGTCTTCGGCCCCGAGAACAAGATAGTCGCCGCACTGAACGCGATTGTTCCGCGGGGTGAGGCCGATGTGCCCATCACCGTTCCGGCGTTGCTCACCGCTGCGCACGGAATCTCGCGCGGGCTTGGAGCGGAAAACCGTCCGCGGGGATCCCGCCGCCTCTAG
- the dhaM gene encoding dihydroxyacetone kinase phosphoryl donor subunit DhaM: MTVRLVVVSHSGKIADGAVELAAQMAPDVMILPAGGTDDGRIGTSLEKIMAALEQAAGGADAGDGVVILTDLGSAVMTAESAVEFAADPESVLLADAPLVEGLVAAAVAAQAGADAQAVKEAAEAVYRPPPVPEMPAREHQQPPDATGDFELVNQAGMHARPAAKIAGGLSGMDVEVTVNGVDGTSMTELMMLGAPKGTVLHVEASGPDAAKAMRYVGGLVESGFGEP; this comes from the coding sequence ATGACGGTCCGGCTCGTCGTCGTTTCACACAGCGGGAAGATCGCCGACGGCGCCGTCGAACTTGCCGCCCAGATGGCGCCCGACGTCATGATTCTCCCGGCCGGAGGCACCGACGATGGCAGGATCGGCACGAGCCTGGAAAAGATCATGGCAGCACTGGAACAGGCCGCCGGCGGCGCGGATGCCGGCGACGGAGTCGTCATACTGACGGATCTGGGCTCGGCGGTGATGACCGCGGAGTCGGCAGTGGAATTCGCGGCGGATCCGGAGTCGGTGCTGCTCGCCGATGCCCCGCTAGTGGAGGGGCTCGTCGCGGCCGCCGTCGCGGCGCAGGCCGGGGCCGACGCGCAAGCCGTGAAGGAAGCCGCCGAGGCGGTCTACCGGCCCCCGCCGGTCCCCGAAATGCCGGCACGCGAGCATCAGCAGCCGCCGGACGCGACGGGCGACTTCGAGCTCGTGAACCAGGCCGGAATGCACGCACGGCCGGCGGCGAAGATTGCGGGCGGGCTGTCCGGCATGGACGTCGAGGTGACGGTCAACGGCGTTGACGGCACCTCGATGACGGAGCTCATGATGCTCGGGGCGCCCAAGGGAACCGTGCTCCATGTGGAGGCGAGCGGGCCGGACGCCGCCAAGGCGATGCGCTATGTCGGCGGCCTGGTCGAGTCGGGCTTCGGGGAACCATAG
- a CDS encoding SDR family oxidoreductase, translated as MEISAGRVAGKIAIVTGGRGDLGGATVRLLAEHGAKVASLDVAGIPAGEPHPGVTQYDVDVTSEDSVADAVARIRDELGAPGVLVNAAGIIGRAGASHTASVDDFNLIFDVNVKGVWLMTKYVVPAMIEQGAGSIINFSSIHGITGGRNVPLYHATKGAVRLLSKSDAATYGEHGVRVNSIHPGSMDTRMSRRSAEQSSIGAEAYYKQLVGSNPLPRQGEPDEIAYGVLYLASDESRFTTGSELVIDGGYTAV; from the coding sequence ATGGAAATTTCAGCCGGACGCGTGGCAGGAAAAATCGCAATCGTGACAGGCGGACGCGGGGACCTTGGCGGCGCCACTGTCCGCCTGCTGGCCGAGCACGGAGCGAAGGTCGCCAGCCTGGACGTCGCCGGTATCCCCGCCGGTGAACCGCACCCCGGAGTGACCCAGTACGACGTCGACGTCACCAGCGAGGACAGCGTCGCCGACGCCGTGGCGCGGATCCGGGACGAGCTCGGAGCACCGGGCGTCCTGGTCAATGCCGCCGGAATCATCGGCCGCGCCGGGGCCTCCCACACCGCATCGGTCGATGACTTCAACCTGATCTTCGACGTCAACGTCAAAGGCGTCTGGCTGATGACCAAGTACGTGGTCCCGGCCATGATCGAGCAGGGCGCCGGGAGCATCATCAACTTCTCCTCCATCCACGGGATAACCGGCGGCAGGAACGTCCCGCTCTACCACGCCACAAAGGGCGCCGTCCGGCTGCTGTCCAAGTCCGATGCCGCCACCTACGGCGAGCACGGCGTCAGGGTGAACTCGATCCACCCGGGCTCGATGGACACCCGGATGAGCCGGCGTTCCGCCGAACAGTCCTCGATCGGCGCCGAGGCTTACTACAAGCAGCTGGTCGGCTCGAACCCGCTCCCCCGCCAGGGCGAACCCGATGAAATCGCCTACGGCGTGCTCTACCTGGCCTCGGACGAGTCCCGCTTCACCACCGGCTCCGAGCTCGTCATCGACGGCGGCTACACCGCCGTCTGA